In Aspergillus nidulans FGSC A4 chromosome II, the genomic stretch CGTGGAGGGTCGGGACAGGCTCGACGCACCATGGGGAATATATACTTGGCTACTGGGACTGGGAACTTTGAAGATCCATAACAACTCTCCTCGATCCATTCTAGCGACAAGACAACCATGGCGTGTCTGATAGTGTCTGGTAAATCTCAGCGGGTAGCCAAAGCAAGTGATTGGTGCTTCAAGTCATTGAGCTTGTCTACGTGAGGAGGAATTGTGTCACGTTCGCTGACTACCACATACAAGGTATACGACTCTGATAAACATTCATTGCATACGGAAAGCAAAGCTGCATCAAGTCCAAGTCGCTTCCCGTGGTCGCCTTAATCCTTGAGCTCTGTTAGAGTGTTGTCAGTCTATTGTTGGACATCGGTGCTTTCTGTACGATTTGTCACTTGAATGCCAATGGTCTGCTCCTCGAACACGGCGAGCCATAGGTCAGTTCAGAGAGAAAACGCTGTGCAGACAGAGATATCCCAGGAATTGATCTCCCAGGGGTCCTTTCAGTACGAATCTAATCCTTTCCATTAGTCGATTTTGTTTGCCAAATCGCTTTGTTGCAGCTAGATAACCCGGGCATACGCGGATGCCTTAATTACCCTGCTACTATAGTGCGctctctggctgctctgcAGAGAATCTTATTCAGGGAGCATGAGATCTCCATCGCACCTCGCAAGGTATGtgacttggagaagagtttctaataataataaaatatattaaAAAGAACAGAGTCCTGACGAATATTGTAGGTCCTCGCTTGATACACTGTTACTGGCCGAAGCTCCTTACATACGCGCGTTGTACAAGGACGTCCCTCGAGAAAGTCACTCGGTATATGGCGCTAGACCTAATCCAGTACATACGCGTAAAACTGACATTAGTAATGACTTACGCTCAGGCCCAGCCTCTTTTGGAGAAAccatctctcctcctccactcGGCCTCTTTTCAGCTCAGTGAGCTCAGGAGCTCACCGATAGTCGATCGATCACTGGGGCCGCTATGATggctcagccagccagcagcgCCGCCATGCAGACTCTGCAGCCCCGGCCCACGACGCTAATCGTCGCTTGTCCCGGACGAACCCATGATCTGTGAGACGATCCCTCAGTCGCCCAATGACATCGAGTTTCATATTGAAGCATGTAAACCACCGAGAGAGGCCGGGCGAATCAATGGCTGATTattccagctctgcagaTTCATCGTCGTGGCACGGCTGGCTGGTTAAaagctgctgagcttccCCGTTGATGGTACCGAGATCTGGAGTCTACTTTTCCACGGTTCACTTATCTATTCATCCATACGCTTAATATCTAATTAATTCTCTGTTTACCGTTGTTGCGATAATGCCCACCCCTATTCCTCAACCGAAAGGCCTCCCAGTGCTGGGCAACCTGTTTTCTCTCGACTCTAAAAATCCCTGGGGTtccttcaacaagctcgcGGCCGCATCGCCCTCTAACCGTCCGATCTTCAAAATCAGCATTCTCGGCCATGATATCGTCTTCGTGACTTCCGCAGCTTTACTCGAAGAAATCTGCGACGAGACGCGTTTTCGAAAATGCGTGACGGGGCCGATCGTCCAGATCCGCGACGCAGTCCACGACTCGCTGTTTACGGCTTACCACTCTGAGAGTGAGATTTGGGGAGTCGCGCACCGGATTATGAAGCCTCTTGTTTCGCCAGAGGCGATTGAAGGTGTCTTCAACGAGATGAGAGAGACGACCGATGATTTGATAAAGAAGTGGACGGCGTCATCGAAGCAGCGCGTCAATGTGTGCAATGATCTGGATCGGAGTAACCACGAAGCGAATATGCTTGCCTTCTTTCACCAGAAGGTGTCTATCATGAACGGCACCGAGCCAGCCGTGATCGCCTCCTGCCAGAATGCGACAATGGAGGCTGTGAAGCGCAGCTCGCGCCCGAAATTCCTTACATGGCTTATGGGTCACCAGAAGCGCTACGATTCCGACATCAAGATCATGCGCAATTACGGCGCAGAGATCGTCCGAAAACGCCGCGAGGAATACCCCGACGGCGGACCCAAGGACATGCTGCATGCCCTCCTCCACGGCGTCGACAGTGAAACGGGCAAAAAGCTGTCCGAGAGCCAAGTCCTCGACGAGATCATTAACATCTTCATCGGCAGCGCAACGGCGCCCAACCTCCTCTCCTTTGGGCTATATTATCTCGCCACCAACCCAGACGTCGTCACAAAAGCTCGCGAGGAACTCGACGCCGTTGTTGGTTCCGGCCCCTTCGAGCACGCCCACCTGTCTCAAATCCCCTACACCGAGGGCATCCTTCGCGAATCATTGCGACTCAGCGCCACAGCACCAGGCTTCAACATCGAGCCGATCCCGTCGCCGGGCAATGAGCCCGTCCTTCTCGCCGGCGGCGAATACCAAGTCCCGCGTACGCAACCTCTCATCGCGCTGCTGACCGCCGTCAACCGGGACCCGGAGGTCTTCGAAGACCCCGAATCCTTCAAACCCGAGCGCATGGTCGGTGAGAAATACGATGCTCTTCCGTCAGGCGTGAAAAAAGGCTTCGGAAATGGCAAGCGGCAGTGTTTCGGGACACGGTATGCGTGGGAATGGAGTCTTTTGGTGCTGGCGCGGTTGATTAAAGAAGTGGATTTTGAGCTTGCAGATAAGAAGTATAAGGTGACCAATGAGGGGGTAAACTATAATGGAGCGTTCAGCACCCGCCCAGTCggcttttttttgcttgcGAGTCCGCGTGCGAGTGTGTGACTACCTGAGTTGAGACTGGATCTAGGGAGGGGACTGGGGTCGAGTCTGAGGTTGGTTGGTGATTGATCTAACGATCAGAACCATTGGATTGCGACGAGACGTGACGTGATGAGTTGAGATGCGATGCGATGTGAAACATGAGATACCTATCCATTTACTCCGTGGTGCGAGGAATGTCATCTTAGCTACCCTGACGACCTGCTATGTATGTTCTGCTTAACGGGTTACCCGACGACTTGAACTCTGAATATATGCTGCAATACCAAGcaaattctccagctctctgACTCCATGATTTTGCTGTGAAGTGCATCGACCGAAAAACCGCCTGGCGCCAGGACAAAGTCAGAACATAGTACCATAGCAGACCAATGGGTCCATCTTTAATGATCAAAGTAAACTCAAGATAATCTCTCTTTGCTTACAAACAAACAGATGGggacaaaaaaaaaatatgcACCAGCCGGGAGTCGAACCCGAGCCTTTCGCTTGCATGTCACGTGACCTTGGAAGGCGAAAATCCTACCGCTGGACCACTAGTGCTACTTGATGATAAATACGATAAGTTATAGAACATAGCAATTTGTATTTAAGATCATAACGTACAGTCGAACCGACTTATGCAAATCATTGCAAGATTCTCATCAAAACTTCTATAAACGTATCTCGGCATAGCAACCTCCCTAAGAGCCGCCTGGTGGGGGGTGAATATGGAGTGTCCACTTTACTTGTCATTCGCTTTAATCATCCAGGGAGAGGCTCCCTTTTCATCTCTTCAGATGCAGTTCTGGACAACACAGGAAGCCTTCACTGTGCTTCATCCGTGATGGAATACTGCTGTTCTCACGACTACGGTCCACTCGTATATGGACCAGGACTACTACCGTTCTCAAATCGCAAGTCATGAACCGTTTGGGCTACGGGTTGCGGCAACCTGAGAAAAGCCTGGTGTCAAGAGGATGACTGGCAATAATTCAAGCAGCCTGCTGCTCGCGAAGCACAAACTGTTCTCGTACGAGAAAGACATGAGACTCAAAGTTGCATCTCAGTTAAGGGAAGGCTTTTCTGGTGACTTGCTTTATCCTGTTTTGTTCGTGGCTAAATTAGGTAAACGGCCAGAGCAGGCTGAGCTATATCCCCAACGATACCGTACTAGATATCATTTCAATACAGCTTCTCGCTATGGTCCCTCTGCGCATCGTTTATGGATTCGTTGGAGGATGAGCTGAGTAAGTCGCAGAATCACACGATAGTTGGTTCTTAACAGCATAAAATGCAGGagcaatatatatttgagtCCATCTAGCTCACAATCAGCTACTCTATCCTGCGCTGAAGTCCGATATAACCAAGCTGCAGAGCCTTTTTCTCGGTCCTTTCTGACACGGCTACGACTGCAGCTGATGCTATTCTCAAGAGAACTATTGCAATTATCGTCCAGGGGGGAGGGGAAACCACAATATAGCCTGTTATATATATGGCCTCTATAAGTAGCAGCTATTGCGGCCGTCCCGTCCGCATAAAGATATTCGACGGCTGTTCCCTGTCCCGAAACTCCTCGTCCACATCATACTCGCACTCTCCCCCATCCTGCCAGAACCCCAGTTGCCTATAGACATGCCTGCCCATACTCGACCCCTCCAGCACGGCCTCCAGGCCCCCTCGGTGCTTAGCCTCATCAAGCCCCCACTGAACCAACTTTGACGCAACCCCCTGTCTTTGAAACGCCG encodes the following:
- a CDS encoding protein CYP541B1 (transcript_id=CADANIAT00004024) — protein: MPTPIPQPKGLPVLGNLFSLDSKNPWGSFNKLAAASPSNRPIFKISILGHDIVFVTSAALLEEICDETRFRKCVTGPIVQIRDAVHDSLFTAYHSESEIWGVAHRIMKPLVSPEAIEGVFNEMRETTDDLIKKWTASSKQRVNVCNDLDRSNHEANMLAFFHQKVSIMNGTEPAVIASCQNATMEAVKRSSRPKFLTWLMGHQKRYDSDIKIMRNYGAEIVRKRREEYPDGGPKDMLHALLHGVDSETGKKLSESQVLDEIINIFIGSATAPNLLSFGLYYLATNPDVVTKAREELDAVVGSGPFEHAHLSQIPYTEGILRESLRLSATAPGFNIEPIPSPGNEPVLLAGGEYQVPRTQPLIALLTAVNRDPEVFEDPESFKPERMVGEKYDALPSGVKKGFGNGKRQCFGTRYAWEWSLLVLARLIKEVDFELADKKYKVTNEGVNYNGAFSTRPVGFFLLASPRASV